In Grus americana isolate bGruAme1 chromosome 17, bGruAme1.mat, whole genome shotgun sequence, the following proteins share a genomic window:
- the MANBAL gene encoding protein MANBAL, with product MAAELDFSPPEIPEPTFMENVLRYGLFFGAIFQLICVLAIILPVSKSHKTDSDSFEPKNSETVKKPKATAPQISKKPKKETKKKR from the exons ATGGCTGCTGAGTTGGATTTCTCCCCACCTGAAATCCCTGAGCCCACATTCATGGAGAATGTGCTACGCTACGGACTCTTCTTTGGAGCCATTTTCCAGCTTATCTGTGTGCTAGCCATAATCCTGCCAGTTTCCAAGTCCCATAAGACA GACTCGGACAGTTTCGAGCCTAAGAATTCAGAGACAGTGAAGAAGCCAAAGGCAACCGCTCCACAGATAAGCAAGAAACCCAAGAAGgaaaccaaaaagaaacgaTAA
- the GHRH gene encoding somatoliberin: MLDKATLLLFLHLVACSISSPLYPALRYSPGPVAARAMNFQLQHSSPLQSHNPSAEEQDEESSLTDATEKRMQRHADAIFTDNYRKFLGQISARKFLQTIIGKRLGSSESSPGEGVHEFLTRRQSDSILMDSRYHQQMVLRDFLGAILQNQRPQDINSSRLEGFPSTLAKLM, from the exons ATGCTGGATAAGGCCACCCTGCTCCTGTTCCTGCATTTAGTCGCATGctccatctcctctcctctctaCCCAGCTCTCAG GTACAGTCCAGGGCCAGTTGCTGCCAGGGCCATGAACTtccagctccagcacagcagcccacTGCAGAGCCATAACCCCTCGGCGGAGGAACAGGATGAGGAGAGTTCATTAACAGACGCCACCGAGAAAAG GATGCAGCGCCATGCTGATGCCATATTCACTGACAACTACCGGAAATTCCTGGGGCAGATTTCGGCCCGCAAATTCTTACAGACCATCATTGGCAAGCGGCTTGG AAGCAGCGAGAGCAGCCCAGGAGAAGGGGTGCATGAATTTCTGACAAGGCGCCAGTCTGACAGCATCCTGATGGACAGCCGCTACCACCAACAGATGGTACTAAGGGACTTCCTGGGAGCCATCCTGCAGAATCAAAG GCCTCAGGACATCAACAGCAGTCGGTTAGAAGGCTTTCCCAGCACCCTGGCTAAGCTCATGTAA